The sequence CCAAAATCACATAACGCCCCCCTTCAATCACCGCATCCGCCGCATCCTCCCCCGGCGAACCCACCGGTCGATCCAGCAACTCATCAATCACCCCCTGCCTGCGTTGCTTCGCATTCAACTGCCCCGCTCTCCCCACAAAAAACATCACCTTCCCTCCATCAGGCAGCGCCTCCTTCACCAGCTTCCCACAAAGCCGACCCGCCTGATAATTGTCCATCCCCACAAAACACCGCCTCGGTGAATCCGGCGCATCACTGTCCTGCGTGATCAAAATCGTCTGCTTCGCCATCTCCGTCATCAGCTCCAACTGGTTCGCCGGATCCGCCGGACTGAACGCAATCCCATCCACCCCGCGCGCCAAAAGTTCCTCCACCATGCGCTTCTGATCCGAAGCCCCGTTCGCCGGCATCCGCACCTCCACGTCCACCCCAAACTCCTCACCTGCCTTGCGTGCCCCCTTCTCCGCAATCGTCCAGAATGGCGCAATCGCATTCCCCACATAAGCCACCCTCAATTTTCTCTCCCCGTCAGGTTCCTTCGGCCCACACCCCAACAGCATCGAAA comes from Phragmitibacter flavus and encodes:
- a CDS encoding sugar-binding protein — its product is MKLLFLSLGCLAISMLLGCGPKEPDGERKLRVAYVGNAIAPFWTIAEKGARKAGEEFGVDVEVRMPANGASDQKRMVEELLARGVDGIAFSPADPANQLELMTEMAKQTILITQDSDAPDSPRRCFVGMDNYQAGRLCGKLVKEALPDGGKVMFFVGRAGQLNAKQRRQGVIDELLDRPVGSPGEDAADAVIEGGRYVILGTRTDEADVAKAKANVQDTLTRYPDVGCLVGLFSYNTPQIFAAVKEAGRVGAVKIVGFDEEDDTLRGVQEGAIHATVVQSPYRYGYESVRILAALAKGDNSVVPESKFLEVPAKAVKKEDVAVFWEELKALVK